Genomic DNA from Carnobacteriaceae bacterium zg-C25:
AAACAGCATTGCCAATTACGACAACGTTGAAAAAAGCTGATGGAACAGTTGTGAAAACGGCTGAACCCGTTTTATTTTTAGCTAAAGCAGGTGGTGCTTCGTATCAAATGGAAATTCGTGGCGGACAAGATCAAATTGGTGGTGTGGTGACGAATCAACAAACTTTAGCTACCAATGGACTTGTTGATGTTGTATTTGATTATATTCAGATTCCAGCTCCAGGAGCAAAATTATCTACTAGAAATTCTAAAGATGAGAACGGCCCTTTTAAAAACGTCACTGGACAACGTTTGTATGATACGATTACGTTAACGCAACCGTTGCCACCATTTGCAAAATTCGATGCGTCTAAAAACCCAAACTGGACATATGATGTTGGAACAAATACGGCAACTTATACATTAAATCGAAAAGATTATAATGATGATGGTTATAATGATGTCTCACTTGTCTTAACGTTTCCGGGAGCGAATGTCGATACAACGTATATGGCAGAATCAACAATGGTATTCCACCCAAGAAATAAAGGGGCGAATGAATCGGATGTGACACAAAGTAATTCGGTGCGTTATCGTTTTAGACCGAATAGTACAAAAGGTATGCCGTTTGAAAAAGTTTTTGCAAATGAGCCAGAAGATCGCTTGGATAATCAAACAAGTCTTTATAATGTGACGAACGTGGCTTCACGTACATCAAAAGGTGTCAACTGGCGCTTGACAGTAGCCAATACGGCATCAGAAAAAATAACGTTCACAGAGTTTAAAGATTATGGTTTAGATTCACGTTTATACTACACTGGTGTGAGTTTACCGAGAACAGATGATATTGTTTTAGATCACTACAACGGTGAAACGTATGCCAACGTGTCGAACGTCACTGTTCGTGGTGTGCTAAATGATGGCAGTCAACGTGTTTTAGGTACGGTATCAAGCGGACGGACATTGAATTTTGACCGTACAATTGCTAGAGAAATTAAAGAGTTGTATTTTGATTTTCCAAGTGGGTACACATTGAATCATAAACAAATTGTTAGTTTTACGGTTAAATCAGCGTTTAGACAAACACCAACGGTTAGCCCAACAGAATCAGAAAATGAGTATGTGAATAGTGGTAGTTACAACGCCGTTTATACACGTACAAATGGTAGTTCTTACCCGTTTTCTGCAAATGATACGGCTAAATTTAAATTAGTTGGTCAAAAGGTAGATATCGGTATTGAAAAACATTTATCTGAAAAATTAGATACGGGTTTTTTGCCACCACGTCGAGATGAAGCACTTCGTTCAGATGATGAGTATGCGATTTGGACTTTACAAGGTACTTGGGATAATACGGTAAAAGGTGTGGACGATAGAACAACATTAACGAATGTTGAATTCATTGATTTATTACCAGAAGGTGTTACTTATGAGAGAACTGTTTTAAACGGTGGTTGGGGAGCGCCTAGACCAACAGTCACTTATGTACCAAATTATAACGATACTGGATTAAATGCCGTTATTATCAAATGGAACAGCATTACTGTAGGTCAATTGAATCGTTACATGAAGAATTCAGACGCCATTCAAATTTTAACAAAAGTAACATCTAATTCTGTACCAGGACATAACACAAACTACGTTTTAGTGAGCGTAGACGGTACGCTTGTAACGAGTCAAGATACGCATCATATGGGTGCTGTGTATGGTTTTTTTGGTGGTTCGTATAAAGATGAGCGAGATGTCGATCAAGATGGAGATGTGAATGAATCGTTTGCAGCAGCGTCTGCTTATTATGAATATACGGGTCGATACGAAGTGTTAGCACGTAAATATATTGCTCGTGAAACGGTAAATAACTGGAATAAAGATGGATTAAAAACAGGAGCAGGTGCACCATTCCGTTATAAATTGTGGAATTACAATAATTTATTAACCAATGTAACCTCTTATGAATTGTTAGATGTTTTACCACATCCTAATGACTTTTCTACGGCTGCTTCCGCTACATCTGGTACACTAGAAGCGCGCCAATCTAAATTTAGCAATACTTTAACAGGACCTGTACGCATTACAACACCAAACGCACGTAAATTTACGGTAGAGTATTCTACAGATGTTATAACAGGTGAGGTGGATCAATCATCTCATCAATTAACGTTTAGTGATACTGTAGCAGATTATACGAAAGTAACCGCAATTAGAGTACGCTTGAATAATGGAGAAACATTCAATAAAGGCGAATTATTAGAAGCAGAATTACCAATGAAAGCGCCAGAAATAGCAACCTTAGGTGATCGTGCTTGGAATAACTTCTCAATTGCGACAAATACAAAACAACCAACACCAACCAATTTAGTGTGGAACGAAATGTATATTCCATCATCACCATTAAAAATTGTAAAAAAATCAGCGGACGGTGTGACGCTTCTTGCAGATGCCGTGTTCACTGTGACACGCGTAGATAATCCAGCAATGACGTATGAATTAACAACGAATCGAAATGGTGAAGTGGAGCAAGTTTTACCTTTAGGTACGTATACGGTTGTAGAAAAAACAGCACCAAGAGGGTATTTATTAGATGCGACTGTACGTACGGTTGAGATTGTCGAAGACGAAACGACAACAGTAGAAGCTGTAAACGTACCACTTATTTCAGTAACAACGCATAAAATTTGGAACGACGATGACAACCGAGATGGTAAACGTCCAGAAAACATTCAAGTTCGCTTATTGGCAAACGGCGTAGAAAAACAAACGGTTTCACTTTCTCAAACAGAGAATTGGACACATACATTTGTTGATTTACCAGCATACGAAAACGGTCAAAAAATTGTGTATTCTGTAACAGAAGATGCGGTTGCAGATTATGAAACAACTATTGATGGTTTTACCATTACGAATCGACATGTACCAGAAGTCAAAAACATTACGGTAAATAAAGTGTGGCAAGATAATGACAATCAAGATGGTAAACGTCCAGAAACGATTAATATTCGCTTATTTGCGAACGGTGAAGAAAGAGAACTTGCTACGTTGACGAGTGAAGATAACTGGACACATACATTTGAATATTTACCAGTTTATGACGAAGGTCAAGAAATTACGTATACGATAACGGAAGAAGAAGTTGACGGTTACGAAACAACAATTGATGGGTATACTGTTACAAATACTCATACACCAGAAGTAAAATCTGTTACGGTGAATAAAGTATGGCAAGATAACGATAATCAAGATGGTAAACGCCCAGAAAGTATTCACGTTCGCTTATTGGCAAACGGCGTAGAAAAACAAACGGCTTTACTTTCTCAAGCAGAAAATTGGGCACATACATTTGCTAATTTACCAGTGTATGAAAACGGTGAAGCAATTGTATACACTGTAACAGAAGATGCTGTTTCAGAATATGAAACAACAATTGATGGTTATACGATTACAAACCGCCATACACCAGAAGTGAAATCTGTTACGGTGAATAAAGTATGGCAAGATAACGATAATCAAGATGGTAAACGCCCAGAAACGATTCACGTTCGCTTATTGGCAAATGGTGTAGAAAAACAAACGGTTTCAATTTCTCAAACAGAGAATTGGGCACATACATTTGCTAATTTACCAGTGTATGAAAACGGTGAAGCAATTGTATATACTGTAACAGAAGATGCTGTTGCAAATTATGAAACAACAATTGATGGTTACACGATTACAAACAGCTATACTCCAGAAGCAAAATCCGTTACGGTGAATAAAGTATGGCAAGATAATGATGATAAAGACGGCAAACGTCCTGAAAAAATTACCGTACATTTATTGGCGAACGGTCAAATTGTCCGTACGCAAGACATGACAAAAGAGATGGATTGGACACATACATTTACTAATTTACCAGTGTATGCAAACGGAAAAGCGATTGAATATAGCATTAAAGAAGATGCGGTTGCATCTTATTCGTCAGTAGTTGATGGATTTAATGTGACAAACACATTGATTGAAACTCCGGATATGCCAGCACCAACTCCGGACGAAGAAACACCGGAAAAACCGACTCCACCGAGTCCGAATGAAACACCGGAAAAACCGACTCCACCAAGTCCAAATGAAACACCAGATGTACCGACGACTCCGGACGAGCCAACTAAAATGCCTAACGAGCCGACGGTTCCATCAAAACCAAAAGCATTACCAAATACAGGAAGTCAACACGATATGACAGTGATTGGGTTAAGTATTTTATTAATCGGTTTAGCTGGTTTAATCTATGACAAAAAAAGACTGCATAAATAACATCAATTAAATGCGTCAGCCACAAAAATCGACATCCTTTAAGATGTCGGTTTTTGTGCATTTTAAAGTTAAAAGCATTTGACCATTCATCAAAATTTAAGCAGTGTGTATTCTTATTATGTAGTTCAGTGATAAAATAAGTCTTATTTTTATAAAAAAATTGGCGAATAATTGTATGGCTATATTTTAGAATGAGGTGCTTTTAATTTAATGACTTGATTTTATTAGTGTCATCCATTAAAATAAACACATATAACGATGATTAGGAATAGTAGAATGTCGTCTTTTTTAGAGAGTGATTGGTTGGTGTAAAATCACAAAGAAACGGTTTGAACTCGCCTATAAGTTAGTAACTTGAATGCAGTAGGGTTACTCGGGTCGCGTCCGTTATCCGTATGATAAGGCTCAAAGAGCATTTATAGGTGGTACCGTAAATTTTAATCAATTTACCCTATAACTGTATGATGATATACAGTTATAGGGTTTTTATTTTTAAGGAGGAAGAAAATGAATTTCAAACATCAAGAAATCGAACAAAAATGGCAAACGTATTGGGATAAACACGAAACGTTTAAAACAACAGAAGATGATACAAAACCTTATTACTATGTATTGGATATGTTCCCTTACCCATCTGGACAAGGGTTACACGTAGGGCATCCTGAAGGGTATACGGCGACAGATATTTTAGCACGTATGAAACGCGCACAAGGGTATAACGTACTGCATCCAATCGGATGGGATGCCTTTGGTTTACCAGCTGAACAGTATGCATTAGATACGGGGAATGATCCAGCAACATTTACCTATCAAAATATTCAAACGTTTAAACGTCAATTAAAATCATTAGGTTTTTCATACGATTGGGATCGTGAAATCGATACGACAGATCCAAATTACTACAAATGGACGCAATTCATTTTTGAAAAATTAATTGAAAAAGATTTAGCGTATGTGGATGAAGTTGCGGTAAACTGGTGTCCGGCTTTAGGAACAGTTTTATCCAATGAAGAAGTAATTGATGGTAAATCAGAACGTGGCGGTCATCCGGTCTATCGTAAACCAATGCGTCAATGGGTATTGCGTATTACGGCTTACGCGGATCGTTTGTTAGACGACTTGGAAACAATTGACTGGCCAGAAAGCTTAAAAGATATGCAACGTAATTGGATTGGTCGTTCACATGGCGCGCACGTTCATTTTAAAGTTGCCGACAGTAATGAGCAATTTACCGTATTTACAACACGACCAGATACGTTATTTGGTGCAACTTACTGTGTATTGTCTCCAGAACATCAATTGGTTAGTGCCATTACAACACCACAACAAAAAGAAGCGGTGGAAGCGTACATTCAAGAGGTGTCAACAAAATCGGACTTGGAACGTACGGACTTAGCCAAAACCAAAACGGGCGTATTTACGGGTGCTTACGCAATCAATCCAATTAATCAGGAACCAATTCCAATTTGGATTGCTGATTATGTGTTATCCAGTTATGGAACGGGGGCGATTATGGCGGTTCCGGGACATGACGAGCGTGATTTTGAATTTGCTACAAAATTTGAATTGCCAATTATTCGTGTAATTGAAGATGAAAACAACTCTCCATTACCATTAACAACTGATGGTGTACATGTGAATTCAGCGTTTTTAAACGGTCTAAATAAAGAAGACGGTATTCAAAAAGCGATTGAATGGTTGACAGAAAATGGTGTTGGTGAAAAAGTAACGTCATATCGTTTACGTGATTGGATTTTCTCTCGTCAACGCTACTGGGGTGAGCCAATTCCTGTTATTCATTGGGAAGACGGTAGCATGAGTGTGGTACCAAGTGAAGAGTTGCCGTTACTATTGCCGAAAACAGAAAACATTCGTCCAAGTGGTACGGGAGAATCGCCGTTGGCGAATATTGCGGAATGGGTTAATGTCGTGGACGAAAATGGCCGTAAAGGACGTCGTGAAACGAATACAATGCCTCAATGGGCGGGGAGTTCGTGGTATTTCTTGCGCTATGTTGATCCAACAAATGACAATGCGGTAGCCGACTTTGAAAAATTGAAAAAATGGTTCCCAGTTGATATGTATGTGGGTGGTGCAGAGCATGCGGTATTACATTTGCTTTACGCACGATTCTGGCATAAGTTTTTATACGACATTGGTGTTGTACCAACTGCAGAACCATTCCAACGTGTCTTTAACCAAGGTATGATTTTGGGCGAAAATAATGAAAAAATGTCTAAATCTCGTGGCAATGTCATCAATCCTGACGATGTGGTGAACCGTTTAGGTGCAGATACACTACGTTTATATGAAATGTTTATGGGACCTTTAGATGCGTCAAAACCATGGAGTGAAAAAGGGTTAGAAGGTAGCCGCCGTTTCCTAGATAGAGTATGGCGCTTAATGGTGAATGAAGATGGTACGTTAAAAGATACATTGGTGAAAACCAATGACGGTGCGTTAAATAAGGTATATCACCAAACTGTTAAAAAAGTGACTGAAGATTTTGAAATCATGCACTTTAATACGGGAATTTCTCAAATGATGGTCTTTGTCAATGAAGCCATGAAAGCTGAAACATTGCCAATTGATTACGCTAAAGGATTTTTACAATTGTTAGCACCCGTTACACCGCATTTAGCAGAAGAATTGTGGGAAAAATTGGGTGAAACACAATCCATTCAACATGAAAAATGGCCAACTTTTGATGAAAGCTATTTAGTGGAAAATACGATTGAAGTCATTTTACAAGTTAATGGTAAAATTAAAGCGCGTGTCGATGTTCCAGTAAACTTAGATAAAGCAGCGTTTGAAGCGTTGGCGTTGGAAAATGCTGATGTGAAAGCAGCGCTTGATGGTAAAACAATCGTTAAAATGATTACTGTACCAAATAAATTAGTAAACATTGTGGTGAAATAATGATTTGGGTAATGTTTTTACTCAATTTAAACGCGTTTTTATTGTTTGCTGTAGATAAAAGAAAAGCAAAAAAGCGTCTTTATCGCACATCTGAAAAAACATTGTTACTGTCACTAGTGTTTGGTAGTTTTGGTGGTTACTTTGCCATGATGATGTGTCATCATAAAACAAAAAAATGGTATTTTCATGTTGTTGCTATAATGAGCATGCTTTTAACAATAGGGCTATACGAAAAAATCAGTCGTCTTATGATGTGAGACGACTGATTTTATTATTTTTGAAAGACGGAAATGCCGGCTTGTTGCAATGCGGAAATGTATTTTTGGTAAAAGGCATCTTTTTTTTCGACTGACTCTTCATATGATGTAAATAAACCGACTGAATAATACAATGCACCACTTGGTGTCGTCTGCAACCCTAATAAAGTTGGGATAACACCACCGCTTAAAACATCTGCATCTGAAGCGTTTACGTTTTTAATAATCTTTTCGATGTCAAAAGCTTGAGAAGTATCGGTAATAAACAAGTTAATTAAAGTACGTGTGTGATGGCGGGTTAGATTTTTAACGATGGTAATTTCTTTGTTGCGAATAAAGTAGGTAGCACCATCTAACCCTTCAATTGTCGTTAAACGTAGTCCAATGGATGTCACGCGTCCTTCGATGTTTGAAATGATGACATAATCGTCAATATCGAATTGTTTTTCCATTAAAATAAAGACACCGTTCACTAGGTCGTTGACAAAGCTTTGAGCGCCTAACCCGATAATCAATCCGGCAATACCGGCTCCGGCAACAAGAGTTGCCATAGGGACACCTAAAATGGATAATATAATATATCCAGTAATAAAATATAAAACGTAGTGTGCTAGACTTTCAAACAAATGACGTAACGTGTCGTAGCGTTGTTGAGACATGCCATGTGGGCGTATCATTTTTTTAGTTGATTTTTTGATTAGGTTAAGAACAACGTGGTTCAAAAATAAAAATACTAGTAACGTAATTAAAATAAAGAATAAACGCCACAGGATAATTGTGGCAATTTCAGACCAATTAACTGACATATAAACTCCTTTTCATAGCGTGCTCATATTGTATCAAGTTTTTTGCTTGCTTGTAAACTCTCAAAGTTGTAAAATAAAACTATTATTTTAATAGAGGTCAGTATGAAAATAGCATTATTTACAGATACGTACTTTCCACAGGTGAGTGGAGTGGCAACGTCCATTAAAATTTTAAAAGAAGAATTAGAATCACAGGGACATTCTGTCGTTATTTTTACGACGACTGATCCTGATGCGCCGGAACATGAAGAAGGTATCGTTCGTATTGCTAGCATTCCGTTTCTATTTTTTACAGATCGCCGTATGGCGATTGGTGGGATGTATAAAGCGATGCACATTGCAAAAGAAGAAAAATTTGATTTGGTGCATACGCATACAGAATTTGGCATGGGTTTAATCGGAAAATATGTGGCTTATCGATTAAAAATTCCAAGCGTACATACGTATCATACAATGTATGAGAAGTATTTGCATTATATTGCCAATGGCCACCTTGTAAAACCAACACACGTGAAATGGTTGTCACATTATTTCTGTAATCATACATCTGGTGTAATTGCGCCGGGCGATCAAATGGCAGAGA
This window encodes:
- a CDS encoding leucine--tRNA ligase, encoding MNFKHQEIEQKWQTYWDKHETFKTTEDDTKPYYYVLDMFPYPSGQGLHVGHPEGYTATDILARMKRAQGYNVLHPIGWDAFGLPAEQYALDTGNDPATFTYQNIQTFKRQLKSLGFSYDWDREIDTTDPNYYKWTQFIFEKLIEKDLAYVDEVAVNWCPALGTVLSNEEVIDGKSERGGHPVYRKPMRQWVLRITAYADRLLDDLETIDWPESLKDMQRNWIGRSHGAHVHFKVADSNEQFTVFTTRPDTLFGATYCVLSPEHQLVSAITTPQQKEAVEAYIQEVSTKSDLERTDLAKTKTGVFTGAYAINPINQEPIPIWIADYVLSSYGTGAIMAVPGHDERDFEFATKFELPIIRVIEDENNSPLPLTTDGVHVNSAFLNGLNKEDGIQKAIEWLTENGVGEKVTSYRLRDWIFSRQRYWGEPIPVIHWEDGSMSVVPSEELPLLLPKTENIRPSGTGESPLANIAEWVNVVDENGRKGRRETNTMPQWAGSSWYFLRYVDPTNDNAVADFEKLKKWFPVDMYVGGAEHAVLHLLYARFWHKFLYDIGVVPTAEPFQRVFNQGMILGENNEKMSKSRGNVINPDDVVNRLGADTLRLYEMFMGPLDASKPWSEKGLEGSRRFLDRVWRLMVNEDGTLKDTLVKTNDGALNKVYHQTVKKVTEDFEIMHFNTGISQMMVFVNEAMKAETLPIDYAKGFLQLLAPVTPHLAEELWEKLGETQSIQHEKWPTFDESYLVENTIEVILQVNGKIKARVDVPVNLDKAAFEALALENADVKAALDGKTIVKMITVPNKLVNIVVK
- a CDS encoding DUF1294 domain-containing protein produces the protein MIWVMFLLNLNAFLLFAVDKRKAKKRLYRTSEKTLLLSLVFGSFGGYFAMMMCHHKTKKWYFHVVAIMSMLLTIGLYEKISRLMM
- a CDS encoding mechanosensitive ion channel family protein, coding for MSVNWSEIATIILWRLFFILITLLVFLFLNHVVLNLIKKSTKKMIRPHGMSQQRYDTLRHLFESLAHYVLYFITGYIILSILGVPMATLVAGAGIAGLIIGLGAQSFVNDLVNGVFILMEKQFDIDDYVIISNIEGRVTSIGLRLTTIEGLDGATYFIRNKEITIVKNLTRHHTRTLINLFITDTSQAFDIEKIIKNVNASDADVLSGGVIPTLLGLQTTPSGALYYSVGLFTSYEESVEKKDAFYQKYISALQQAGISVFQK
- a CDS encoding Cna B-type domain-containing protein, encoding MKKIQKFVSLLMTVALVIGLWPAQVVRAADEGITLTQTQVPSTRTDTREFLTGELMQSVLTFKANLPEAEYTGAYIELSVPSNVASFVESIEPNISLDSEVFGRATNVNATTWRIPLKASNDAREAEIPIFTKFKTYVTPDKTALPITTTLKKADGTVVKTAEPVLFLAKAGGASYQMEIRGGQDQIGGVVTNQQTLATNGLVDVVFDYIQIPAPGAKLSTRNSKDENGPFKNVTGQRLYDTITLTQPLPPFAKFDASKNPNWTYDVGTNTATYTLNRKDYNDDGYNDVSLVLTFPGANVDTTYMAESTMVFHPRNKGANESDVTQSNSVRYRFRPNSTKGMPFEKVFANEPEDRLDNQTSLYNVTNVASRTSKGVNWRLTVANTASEKITFTEFKDYGLDSRLYYTGVSLPRTDDIVLDHYNGETYANVSNVTVRGVLNDGSQRVLGTVSSGRTLNFDRTIAREIKELYFDFPSGYTLNHKQIVSFTVKSAFRQTPTVSPTESENEYVNSGSYNAVYTRTNGSSYPFSANDTAKFKLVGQKVDIGIEKHLSEKLDTGFLPPRRDEALRSDDEYAIWTLQGTWDNTVKGVDDRTTLTNVEFIDLLPEGVTYERTVLNGGWGAPRPTVTYVPNYNDTGLNAVIIKWNSITVGQLNRYMKNSDAIQILTKVTSNSVPGHNTNYVLVSVDGTLVTSQDTHHMGAVYGFFGGSYKDERDVDQDGDVNESFAAASAYYEYTGRYEVLARKYIARETVNNWNKDGLKTGAGAPFRYKLWNYNNLLTNVTSYELLDVLPHPNDFSTAASATSGTLEARQSKFSNTLTGPVRITTPNARKFTVEYSTDVITGEVDQSSHQLTFSDTVADYTKVTAIRVRLNNGETFNKGELLEAELPMKAPEIATLGDRAWNNFSIATNTKQPTPTNLVWNEMYIPSSPLKIVKKSADGVTLLADAVFTVTRVDNPAMTYELTTNRNGEVEQVLPLGTYTVVEKTAPRGYLLDATVRTVEIVEDETTTVEAVNVPLISVTTHKIWNDDDNRDGKRPENIQVRLLANGVEKQTVSLSQTENWTHTFVDLPAYENGQKIVYSVTEDAVADYETTIDGFTITNRHVPEVKNITVNKVWQDNDNQDGKRPETINIRLFANGEERELATLTSEDNWTHTFEYLPVYDEGQEITYTITEEEVDGYETTIDGYTVTNTHTPEVKSVTVNKVWQDNDNQDGKRPESIHVRLLANGVEKQTALLSQAENWAHTFANLPVYENGEAIVYTVTEDAVSEYETTIDGYTITNRHTPEVKSVTVNKVWQDNDNQDGKRPETIHVRLLANGVEKQTVSISQTENWAHTFANLPVYENGEAIVYTVTEDAVANYETTIDGYTITNSYTPEAKSVTVNKVWQDNDDKDGKRPEKITVHLLANGQIVRTQDMTKEMDWTHTFTNLPVYANGKAIEYSIKEDAVASYSSVVDGFNVTNTLIETPDMPAPTPDEETPEKPTPPSPNETPEKPTPPSPNETPDVPTTPDEPTKMPNEPTVPSKPKALPNTGSQHDMTVIGLSILLIGLAGLIYDKKRLHK